A window of bacterium genomic DNA:
CTTTATGCGGCGATCATTTGTTCGTTTATTTGATTCTTGAAAATGACAAGATCAAAGATATACGGTTTGAAGGATCCGGATGCGCCATTTCGAAAGCCTCAGCCTCTTTAATGACAACGGTTTTAAAAGGGAAGACTAAAGCTGAAGCTAAAGAAATATTTGAACGTTTTCATACGCTGGTTACATCAAGCTTGGACCAACCGGTCGACAATACTCAACTTGGCAAGCTGGCTGTATTTGCCGGCGTCAGGGAATTCCCGGCGCGTGTCAAATGCGCCAGTTTGGCGTGGCACACTGTTCAATCCGCGCTCGAAAACGACCCCAACATTGTTACCACTGAAGAAAATGGAAACTAATTTAATTGAAAAAATGCAAATTGAAGCGCAGGTCATCGAGACATTGCGTACGTGTTACGATCCCGAAATCCCCGTCAACATTTATGAAATGGGATTAATATACGGAATAGAAGTTGATGATGACAAAAGTGTCAACGTTAAAATGACGCTCACTTCGCCGCACTGCCCCGTTGCCGAATCACTGCCTATTGAAGTCGAAAATAAAGTTCGTAACATTCATGGCGTGCCGGGCGTTAAAGTAGAAATTGTTTGGGAGCCGACCTGGAATCCTTCGATGATGAGTGAAGCGGCCAAATTAGAATTGGGTATGCTATAATTTTTATGAGAAAATATCAAAAAATAATCATACCATTTTTTTTAGTGGATATTGTTCTTGGCC
This region includes:
- a CDS encoding SUF system NifU family Fe-S cluster assembly protein produces the protein MSELRDLYQEVILDHNKNPRNFGKLDHANCQHEGFNPLCGDHLFVYLILENDKIKDIRFEGSGCAISKASASLMTTVLKGKTKAEAKEIFERFHTLVTSSLDQPVDNTQLGKLAVFAGVREFPARVKCASLAWHTVQSALENDPNIVTTEENGN
- a CDS encoding SUF system Fe-S cluster assembly protein, with the protein product METNLIEKMQIEAQVIETLRTCYDPEIPVNIYEMGLIYGIEVDDDKSVNVKMTLTSPHCPVAESLPIEVENKVRNIHGVPGVKVEIVWEPTWNPSMMSEAAKLELGML